The Syntrophales bacterium genome contains a region encoding:
- a CDS encoding diphthine--ammonia ligase encodes SYYRVMEKFHVTHLLNMVAEDGEISRSHGIRTDILRMQSQAMGLHIVQPKSSWETYEEEFKKALADLKDKGVETGIFGDIDLEEHREWVERVSKESGMEAVLPLWGEKKREDLIEELIEAGFEAIVVATKKDLLGFEWLGRRIDRDFVRDISEVEGVDMSGEGGEYHTLVVSGPIFKKRIKILKSEKVTRDQHCFLDILECELQ; translated from the coding sequence TCTTATTACAGGGTGATGGAAAAGTTCCATGTTACTCATCTCTTAAACATGGTAGCCGAAGATGGTGAAATATCCCGATCCCACGGTATCAGAACAGATATCCTGCGAATGCAGTCTCAGGCGATGGGGCTTCATATCGTCCAGCCAAAAAGCTCATGGGAAACTTACGAAGAAGAATTTAAAAAGGCCCTTGCCGACTTGAAAGATAAAGGGGTTGAAACAGGTATTTTTGGAGATATCGACCTCGAAGAGCACAGGGAATGGGTGGAAAGGGTCAGTAAAGAATCGGGGATGGAGGCCGTTCTACCACTGTGGGGGGAAAAGAAGAGGGAAGACCTGATAGAAGAGTTGATAGAAGCCGGGTTCGAAGCCATTGTTGTAGCTACCAAAAAAGATCTGTTGGGGTTTGAGTGGCTTGGGCGCAGAATTGATCGTGATTTCGTCAGGGATATTTCAGAAGTTGAGGGGGTCGATATGTCCGGAGAGGGCGGAGAATATCATACGTTGGTGGTATCGGGTCCCATATTCAAGAAAAGAATAAAAATCTTGAAATCTGAAAAAGTGACCCGGGATCAGCACTGCTTTCTTGATATATTGGAATGTGAACTACAATGA
- the cbiB gene encoding adenosylcobinamide-phosphate synthase CbiB, which yields MTPVSFFGAYIVDIVVGDPRWLPHPVVIMGKFIRFLESNIPPLVKGGKGGFIDEKKAGIILWFAVVAPTFFVTWAIVEGSFFITFWFGMIISVLLASLTLATRSLYDESKTVIDSLNRGNIEEARKNLSMIVGRDTGNLDEKEILRAVIETVSENLSDGIVAPLFYLAIGGPPLAMTYKAVNTLDSMVGYKNERYRDIGWFSAKMDDIFNWIPARLTGVIIVAASFILRLNWRDSWKIMKRDGHNHSSPNSGIPEAAVAGSLSIQLGGKIQYFGEVADKPTIGDKIKETDKEDVKKAWIIMFVSSFLMVVACITVLWMV from the coding sequence ATGACGCCAGTATCTTTCTTCGGAGCATATATAGTAGACATCGTCGTCGGCGATCCCCGCTGGCTGCCGCATCCCGTGGTGATTATGGGGAAGTTCATAAGATTTTTGGAAAGCAATATCCCCCCCTTAGTAAAGGGGGGTAAGGGGGGATTTATAGATGAAAAGAAAGCCGGGATCATTCTGTGGTTCGCAGTGGTTGCCCCCACCTTTTTTGTTACATGGGCGATAGTGGAAGGGAGTTTCTTTATAACCTTCTGGTTCGGTATGATTATATCGGTTCTGCTCGCCTCTCTTACACTGGCAACACGGTCTCTTTACGATGAAAGTAAAACTGTTATCGATTCCTTAAACCGTGGAAATATAGAAGAGGCACGAAAGAACCTCTCCATGATTGTGGGAAGAGATACGGGAAACCTTGATGAGAAAGAGATTCTTAGGGCTGTCATTGAAACGGTATCGGAAAACCTCTCCGATGGCATCGTGGCGCCTCTGTTCTACCTGGCCATTGGTGGCCCCCCCCTTGCCATGACCTATAAGGCGGTCAACACCCTCGACTCGATGGTTGGATATAAGAACGAAAGATACAGGGATATTGGCTGGTTTTCCGCCAAAATGGACGATATATTCAACTGGATACCGGCAAGACTTACCGGTGTTATTATTGTGGCGGCCTCTTTTATTTTGAGATTAAACTGGAGGGATTCCTGGAAAATTATGAAAAGGGATGGTCACAACCACTCGAGTCCGAACAGCGGCATACCTGAAGCCGCGGTGGCCGGCTCCCTTTCCATACAGCTCGGCGGTAAAATTCAATATTTTGGAGAAGTTGCCGACAAACCCACGATTGGCGACAAGATAAAAGAGACGGATAAAGAGGATGTAAAAAAGGCGTGGATTATTATGTTTGTCTCATCTTTCTTGATGGTCGTTGCCTGTATAACTGTTCTATGGATGGTGTGA
- the cobD gene encoding threonine-phosphate decarboxylase CobD, with translation MMKRDHGGNVNEMSRIYGIDEDAIIDFSANINPLGYPPGLRESVTEEFDSILNYPDIDSFDLVSGLSEYHGIGQDSILAGNGSTEFIYWIPVVFKPENALIVTPAFSEYEKGLKAVGTKVSYFQTEDKSNFSVDIDRLCERLREGFDIVYFCNPANPTGVLTPKDELYRIIACAGETGALAVIDEAFIDFVEEESVKEEIFRFSNLIVLRSMTKFFGIPGLRVGYVMASAPCVKKIREYKPPWTVNSLVQKAVVKALVDADYIRETRQYILTERDFLSNALNEIPGFKTYSSAANFLLVSMDSRISVNSTELRDHLAQGGILIRDCSTFQGMEDRYFRVAVKRHDQNTVLIEKLKEVIK, from the coding sequence ATGATGAAAAGAGACCATGGCGGTAACGTCAATGAGATGTCTAGAATATACGGAATCGACGAAGATGCGATTATTGATTTCAGTGCCAATATAAATCCGCTGGGTTATCCTCCCGGCTTGCGGGAATCGGTAACAGAAGAATTTGATTCCATCTTAAATTATCCCGATATTGATTCTTTTGATCTTGTTTCGGGATTGTCGGAATACCATGGTATAGGTCAGGATTCTATCCTTGCAGGGAATGGCTCGACTGAATTTATCTACTGGATACCGGTCGTATTTAAACCTGAAAATGCCCTTATTGTCACACCTGCCTTCAGCGAATATGAGAAAGGCCTTAAAGCAGTCGGGACAAAAGTTTCATATTTCCAGACAGAGGATAAAAGTAATTTTTCAGTAGATATTGATCGCCTTTGCGAACGTTTGAGGGAAGGGTTTGATATTGTGTATTTCTGTAACCCGGCAAATCCAACCGGTGTTTTGACTCCAAAGGATGAGTTGTACAGGATTATAGCGTGTGCCGGTGAAACCGGGGCACTTGCGGTGATTGACGAGGCCTTTATAGATTTTGTTGAGGAGGAATCTGTTAAAGAAGAAATTTTCAGGTTTTCCAATCTGATCGTACTGAGGTCTATGACAAAATTTTTCGGAATCCCAGGCCTTCGGGTAGGTTATGTAATGGCTTCCGCACCATGTGTCAAAAAAATCAGGGAATATAAACCTCCCTGGACGGTCAACTCGCTGGTGCAAAAAGCAGTCGTCAAAGCCCTTGTTGATGCAGATTATATCAGGGAAACAAGGCAATATATACTTACCGAAAGAGACTTTTTAAGCAATGCCCTGAACGAAATCCCCGGCTTTAAGACTTACAGCAGCGCGGCAAACTTTCTTCTCGTCTCCATGGACAGCCGGATTAGTGTAAACTCTACGGAACTGAGAGATCATCTCGCTCAAGGCGGGATATTAATAAGAGATTGCAGTACCTTTCAGGGGATGGAGGATCGTTATTTCCGGGTGGCCGTGAAGAGACATGACCAGAATACGGTTCTCATCGAAAAGCTCAAAGAGGTCATAAAATGA
- a CDS encoding DUF6485 family protein — protein MKECNVEGNKAKCNCSYEPCSRKGICCECMQYHWKMGQFPGCFFPNDVEKTYDRSIERFIETYQARGRWW, from the coding sequence ATGAAAGAATGTAATGTTGAGGGAAATAAGGCGAAATGCAACTGCAGCTATGAACCCTGCAGCAGAAAAGGCATCTGTTGTGAATGTATGCAGTACCACTGGAAAATGGGTCAGTTTCCCGGCTGTTTTTTCCCCAACGATGTAGAAAAGACCTATGACCGTTCTATCGAAAGGTTTATCGAGACCTACCAGGCAAGAGGTCGCTGGTGGTAA
- a CDS encoding deoxyguanosinetriphosphate triphosphohydrolase — translation MNTRERLEELEEKNLAPYAIKSSQSMGRTLHGDEQDDYRVCFQRDRDRILYSKAFKDLQYKTQVFLISEGDFYRTRLTHTLEVAQHARTLARTFRLNEDLCEAISYAHDLGHTPFGHAGEETLNEIMKDNGGFEHNLQSLRVVDILEKRYRDYDGLNLCYETREGIARHDSVYDNPDIPDEFKQFPMPSLEAQVVNIADPLAYCAHDIEDALNAGYLSMPEIKNLGNSFVDRVLAKCRDRYRGFEDLDTTKQARLLVRTLIEKTNIAVIEKTTENLTNYKIASVDDARRIDAAIVAAPVKDMEDFEALQQFLLENVYRKPQVCIMNEKGKLIIQRIFKHLEKRPEMMPESFKISYETADDRRDKCRVIADYISGMTDRYAMDLYKMMFEPYEKVMFEFRE, via the coding sequence ATGAACACAAGAGAGAGACTTGAGGAATTAGAAGAGAAAAATTTGGCCCCGTATGCGATAAAGAGTTCTCAAAGTATGGGGAGAACCCTTCACGGGGATGAACAGGATGATTACAGGGTTTGTTTCCAGAGGGATAGAGACAGGATACTCTATTCAAAGGCATTCAAGGATCTTCAGTACAAGACACAGGTCTTCCTGATAAGCGAGGGCGATTTTTACAGGACCAGATTGACCCATACCCTTGAAGTGGCCCAACACGCAAGAACTCTGGCAAGAACGTTCCGATTGAATGAAGACCTCTGCGAGGCAATATCTTACGCGCATGACCTCGGCCATACCCCGTTCGGCCATGCCGGTGAAGAAACGCTCAATGAAATCATGAAGGATAACGGCGGATTCGAGCACAACCTGCAAAGCCTGAGAGTCGTGGATATACTGGAAAAGAGATACCGGGACTATGACGGCCTTAATCTCTGTTACGAAACGAGGGAAGGGATAGCCCGCCATGATTCAGTTTATGACAATCCGGACATCCCGGACGAGTTCAAGCAGTTCCCGATGCCGTCACTGGAGGCACAGGTAGTCAACATTGCCGATCCGCTCGCCTACTGTGCGCATGATATTGAAGATGCATTGAATGCCGGTTATCTTTCCATGCCGGAGATCAAAAATCTGGGCAATTCCTTTGTTGACAGAGTTCTTGCAAAGTGCAGGGACAGATACAGGGGTTTTGAAGACTTGGATACAACAAAACAGGCACGATTGCTCGTTAGAACACTGATAGAAAAAACAAATATTGCCGTCATAGAAAAAACCACGGAAAACTTGACAAATTATAAGATAGCGTCTGTAGATGATGCCCGTAGAATTGATGCTGCGATAGTTGCCGCACCGGTCAAGGATATGGAAGATTTCGAAGCACTACAGCAATTTCTCCTCGAGAATGTATATAGGAAACCGCAGGTGTGCATAATGAACGAGAAGGGGAAATTGATCATCCAGAGGATTTTTAAGCATCTGGAGAAGAGGCCTGAAATGATGCCCGAGTCATTTAAAATCAGCTACGAAACGGCAGATGACAGGAGAGATAAATGCAGGGTTATCGCGGATTATATATCCGGAATGACCGACCGGTATGCAATGGATCTTTATAAAATGATGTTTGAACCCTACGAGAAGGTGATGTTCGAATTCAGGGAATAA